In Electrophorus electricus isolate fEleEle1 chromosome 1, fEleEle1.pri, whole genome shotgun sequence, a single window of DNA contains:
- the gprc5ba gene encoding G protein-coupled receptor, class C, group 5, member Ba yields MAFFPVLVFLLPILDLGFAQDKEPKVPWGCGFGLTRPYTLLCDLEAVWGVVVEGFAAAGILTALLLALVLLCRLRSVTEAEKRSGVGPILLLLLGIVGLFGLSFAYLIERNQSLCVVHRALWGVLFSLCFSCMLVQGVRLRRLGRERRSPCGCALTGLALGLAAVQGIVAAEWLLLTVLRHGQQACQYEPLDFALACSYVLVLLIAALVAAVLAVCSKAQPWRCNAVWLLVSCLLSVLLWATWIGFYVYGNKALEKAPEWDDPVLAVALVAQGWLLLLCHAAPEAHVCLRPPAQPSAPDYFDTSQNSTRMRETSFDEDIPLSHRQFVENQGYGFDENTAGLRSGGQHNGNTGTRPSAPFRSNVYQPTEMTMILNGGAVPSAPPTYTGRQLW; encoded by the exons ATGGCATTCTTCCCTGTGCTGGTCTTCCTCCTCCCTATCTTGGACTTGGGTTTTGCTCAGGACAAAGAGCCCAAGGTACCCTGGGGCTGTGGATTTGGCTTGACCCGCCCCTACACCCTGCTGTGTGACCTGGAggctgtgtggggtgtggtggtggaGGGCTTTGCAGCTGCTGGCATCCTGACTGCCCTTCTTCTAGCTCTGGTGCTGCTGTGTCGCCTTCGTTCAGTGACTGAGGCTGAGAAGCGAAGTGGTGTGGGCCCTatcctcctgctgctcctcgGAATCGTGGGTCTTTTTGGTCTGAGTTTTGCCTACCTGATTGAGCGCAACCAAAGCCTATGTGTGGTTCACCGCGCCCTCTGGGGGGTGCTGTTCTCTCTATGCTTCTCCTGCATGCTGGTGCAGGGTGTGCGTCTGCGGCGGCTAGGGCGGGAGCGTCGTAGCCCGTGCGGATGTGCCCTCACTGGGCTCGCACTGGGGCTGGCGGCAGTCCAGGGTATCGTGGCAGCTGAGTGGTTGCTCTTAACAGTGCTACGTCATGGTCAGCAGGCCTGCCAGTACGAGCCACTGGACTTTGCCTTGGCTTGCTCCTATGTGTTGGTGCTCTTGATCGCTGCCCTGGTGGCAGCAGTGTTGGCAGTGTGTAGCAAAGCCCAGCCATGGCGCTGTAACGCTGTGTGGCTGCTGGTctcctgtctgctgtctgttctgCTGTGGGCCACGTGGATTGGCTTCTATGTCTATGGTAACAAGGCTCTGGAAAAAGCTCCAGAATGGGACGACCCTGTGCTGGCTGTGGCATTGGTGGCACAGGGTTGGTTGTTGCTGCTCTGTCACGCTGCACCTGAGGCCCATGTCTGTCTACGACCTCCAGCTCAGCCCTCTGCACCAGACTACTTTGACACATCACAAAACTCAACGCGCATGAGGGAGACCAGCTTCGATGAAGACATCCCACTCTCACACAGGCAGTTTGTTGAGAATCAGGGATATGGATTTGATGAAAATACTGCAG GGCTGAGGAGTGGAGGCCAACATAATGGTAACACAGGAACCAGACCTAGTGCCCCTTTCCGCAGTAATGTCTATCAGCCAACTGAGATGACCATGATACTGAATGGTGGAGCG GTCCCATCCGCACCCCCAACATACACTGGAAGGCAATTGTGGTAA